One segment of Opitutaceae bacterium DNA contains the following:
- a CDS encoding HIT domain-containing protein, which produces MEYISAPRPPTEGKPFSQLPGMGDDRKALIVHRSALCYLMLNRFPYNPGHLLVIPFREVSDLEDLNTGESADLFATTTFGKKVLTAVMSPDGFNIGFNLGRTAGGSIDHLHGHIVPRWSGDNNFMPVIGQTRVLPESLEATWEKLSSAAARLSAVR; this is translated from the coding sequence ATGGAGTACATTTCGGCACCGCGCCCTCCCACCGAGGGCAAGCCGTTTTCTCAGCTGCCGGGCATGGGCGACGACCGCAAGGCCCTGATCGTTCATCGATCCGCATTGTGCTACCTGATGCTCAACCGTTTCCCCTACAACCCCGGGCATCTTCTCGTCATTCCGTTTCGCGAGGTTTCCGACCTTGAGGACTTGAACACCGGGGAAAGCGCCGACCTCTTCGCGACGACCACATTCGGCAAGAAAGTGCTGACCGCCGTGATGTCGCCGGACGGTTTCAACATCGGCTTCAACCTCGGCCGAACCGCCGGAGGAAGCATCGACCATCTTCACGGGCACATCGTGCCCCGCTGGTCCGGCGACAACAATTTCATGCCCGTCATCGGACAGACGCGGGTGCTGCCAGAGTCGCTCGAAGCCACCTGGGAGAAACTTTCGTCCGCGGCCGCCAGGCTTTCCGCAGTGCGCTGA
- the fabF gene encoding beta-ketoacyl-ACP synthase II: MSSFPLPPPPLPLRRRVVITGLGAVTPLGLNAADTWSGLVAGRSGIGPITRFDASACNVRIAGEVRGFDPTTPLGAPLYPRGKDSEPVLAPFTPKDLKKFGRFTFLGGAAALEAYADSGLDAHRTALDSDRMGVNLGVGIGGLPEIEAMHDVYKTGGYRRISPFFIIQIAPNLLAGQVSLMLNFRGPNMAVASACATSGHSLGESAAAIARGDADVMIAGGAESTVTPLAIGAFAQMRALSSRNDHPEAASRPYDVGRDGFVLSEGSIVFLLEEREQALKRGARIYAEVRGYGASADAWHLSSLAESAEGSQRSMRRALVTSGLEARDIDFVSAHATSTPGGDGEEAAAIAAVFADNRHALHVSATKSMVGHLLGGAGAMGAFAAVLAIRDGVIPPTINLKDLDPAIASLGLQIAANAAVRKPVRAALANSFGFGGTNASLVVAAP, from the coding sequence ATGAGTTCCTTCCCGCTTCCTCCCCCGCCGCTTCCGTTGCGTCGTCGCGTGGTGATCACCGGCCTTGGCGCGGTGACACCGCTCGGGCTGAATGCCGCGGACACCTGGAGCGGTCTGGTGGCCGGACGGTCCGGGATCGGGCCGATCACGCGATTTGATGCATCGGCGTGCAATGTCCGCATCGCGGGCGAGGTGAGGGGATTTGATCCGACAACGCCATTGGGGGCGCCGTTGTATCCACGCGGCAAGGACAGTGAACCCGTTCTCGCGCCGTTCACGCCCAAGGATCTCAAGAAGTTCGGACGCTTCACCTTTCTCGGCGGCGCCGCCGCGCTTGAGGCGTATGCCGATTCCGGCCTTGACGCCCATCGCACGGCGCTCGACTCCGATCGCATGGGTGTGAACCTTGGCGTGGGCATCGGCGGTCTGCCCGAGATCGAGGCCATGCACGATGTCTACAAGACGGGAGGCTATCGCCGGATATCGCCCTTTTTCATCATCCAGATCGCTCCGAACCTTCTGGCCGGCCAGGTGAGCCTGATGCTGAACTTCCGGGGTCCGAACATGGCGGTGGCCTCCGCTTGTGCAACGAGCGGCCATTCCCTGGGTGAGTCGGCGGCGGCGATTGCGAGAGGGGATGCCGATGTGATGATTGCCGGCGGCGCCGAATCCACGGTGACGCCGCTGGCGATCGGAGCGTTTGCGCAGATGCGGGCGCTGTCCTCCCGCAATGACCATCCGGAGGCGGCCTCACGCCCCTACGATGTCGGTCGCGACGGCTTTGTTCTTTCCGAGGGATCCATCGTGTTTCTTCTGGAGGAGCGCGAGCAGGCGCTGAAGCGGGGCGCCAGGATCTATGCCGAGGTGCGAGGATACGGAGCGTCGGCGGATGCCTGGCATCTTTCATCGCTGGCCGAATCGGCCGAAGGTTCGCAGCGTTCGATGCGGAGGGCGCTGGTTACCTCCGGTCTGGAGGCGCGGGACATCGACTTCGTGTCAGCCCATGCGACCTCGACGCCGGGTGGCGACGGTGAGGAGGCGGCGGCCATAGCCGCTGTATTTGCCGACAACAGGCATGCGCTGCATGTCAGCGCCACCAAGTCCATGGTGGGCCATCTCCTTGGTGGAGCAGGCGCCATGGGCGCCTTTGCAGCCGTCCTCGCCATCCGCGACGGCGTGATACCGCCGACAATCAATCTGAAGGACCTGGATCCTGCGATTGCATCGCTCGGCCTGCAGATCGCCGCCAACGCCGCAGTACGGAAACCGGTGCGCGCAGCGCTCGCAAACAGCTTTGGTTTCGGGGGAACGAATGCGTCGCTGGTTGTCGCTGCACCGTAG
- a CDS encoding sulfatase yields the protein MKRPPLIVLSVFLLAVVLVQTGAEAGPLNVLFISVDDMNNDLGTYGHPLVKSPSIDRLAREGVRFDRAYCQFPLCSPSRSSVMTGLRPDVTRVFDLSYHFRQGLPDVITLPQLFMKHGYFAARVGKIYHYGNPGQIGTSGLDDPASWDKVVNPSGRDKTLESKVINFTPKRGLGSSLSMYADPEGRDEDYTDGKVATEAIRLLEENKDRPFFLAVGFYKPHCPYIVPKKYFDLYPLSEIKLPVVPPGYERTVPEAALDSNNPWPMLGATHQQALETVRAYYATLSFVDAQVGRVMDALDRLNLRENTLVVFWSDHGYLMGEHGLFMKQSLFEGSARVPMIIVPPKPSHPGVASPRTVELLDMYPTIADLAGIPVPAAVEGRSLRPLLEDPSAKWNHPAFIQTQRAGFPGHSVRTERWCYVEWDRGARGRELYDLKADPGEMTNLADNPAHAKTIARLQKLLHEVHPHPVEGGKAPAANGKGKKK from the coding sequence ATGAAACGTCCTCCCCTGATTGTCCTGAGTGTGTTCCTGCTTGCGGTAGTCCTGGTGCAGACCGGGGCAGAGGCCGGTCCGTTGAATGTTCTATTCATCTCGGTTGATGACATGAACAACGATCTCGGGACCTACGGCCATCCGCTGGTGAAGTCCCCGAGCATCGACCGTCTGGCCAGGGAGGGCGTGCGCTTTGATCGCGCCTACTGCCAGTTTCCGCTTTGTTCACCAAGCCGGTCCTCGGTGATGACCGGGCTGCGGCCGGATGTGACGCGGGTGTTTGATCTCAGCTATCATTTCCGGCAGGGCCTGCCGGATGTCATCACGCTGCCGCAGTTGTTCATGAAGCACGGCTATTTTGCGGCGCGCGTCGGGAAGATCTACCACTACGGCAATCCCGGTCAGATTGGCACCAGCGGACTCGACGATCCGGCATCCTGGGACAAGGTCGTGAATCCGAGCGGGCGCGACAAGACACTTGAATCGAAGGTGATCAACTTCACGCCCAAGCGCGGACTGGGATCATCGCTTTCGATGTATGCGGATCCGGAGGGCAGGGATGAGGACTACACGGATGGAAAGGTGGCGACCGAGGCGATCCGGCTTCTGGAGGAGAACAAGGACCGGCCGTTCTTTCTGGCGGTGGGTTTCTACAAGCCGCACTGCCCTTATATTGTTCCGAAGAAATATTTCGATCTCTATCCGCTTTCGGAGATCAAGCTGCCTGTGGTTCCACCAGGGTATGAGCGGACCGTTCCTGAAGCTGCGCTTGATTCGAACAATCCCTGGCCGATGTTAGGAGCGACTCATCAACAGGCACTGGAGACGGTGCGTGCCTACTATGCCACACTCTCCTTCGTTGATGCGCAGGTTGGGCGCGTCATGGATGCACTTGATCGCCTGAATCTGCGCGAGAACACGCTCGTGGTGTTCTGGAGCGATCATGGCTACCTCATGGGTGAACACGGCCTGTTCATGAAACAGAGTCTGTTTGAAGGATCGGCTCGAGTCCCGATGATCATTGTGCCTCCGAAGCCCAGTCATCCAGGAGTTGCGAGTCCGCGCACTGTCGAACTGCTCGACATGTACCCGACGATCGCGGATCTCGCGGGAATTCCCGTGCCCGCCGCAGTCGAGGGGCGAAGCCTGCGTCCTTTGCTGGAGGATCCGAGCGCGAAGTGGAATCACCCGGCGTTCATCCAGACGCAGCGCGCGGGGTTTCCGGGCCACAGTGTGCGCACGGAGCGCTGGTGCTATGTGGAGTGGGACCGGGGGGCCAGGGGCAGGGAATTGTATGACTTGAAGGCGGATCCCGGAGAGATGACCAATCTCGCCGACAACCCGGCCCATGCGAAGACCATCGCGAGACTGCAGAAACTTCTGCATGAGGTGCACCCGCATCCCGTCGAGGGAGGAAAGGCTCCGGCGGCGAATGGAAAGGGAAAGAAGAAATAG
- a CDS encoding M14 family metallocarboxypeptidase, with product MDPVKAAPFEPKELLERFADAGGRQGFRAQTMAVIEGCPLIAMTKRTTGPRPRIYLSSGVHGDEPAAPLALLNLLERGRFDSRAVWFLVPMLNPSGFLQGKRENRAGIDLNRDYRHRVTPEVAAHVKWLEYQPSFDLSICLHEDWESKGYYLYELNPNARPSLARTIIDQVAAAHPIDMAPEIDGRPSIGGIIRPDADPARRERWPEAFYLSLHHTTLSYTLESPSAFPLDERMRMHVLAVDAALDRFLSQ from the coding sequence ATGGATCCTGTCAAAGCCGCACCATTTGAACCGAAGGAATTGCTCGAACGCTTTGCCGACGCGGGAGGACGCCAGGGATTCCGGGCGCAGACCATGGCCGTCATCGAGGGATGTCCGTTGATCGCGATGACAAAACGGACGACGGGTCCGCGGCCCCGCATCTACCTTTCCAGCGGCGTGCACGGCGATGAGCCGGCAGCCCCGCTTGCACTGTTGAATCTGCTCGAGCGCGGCCGGTTTGATTCACGGGCGGTGTGGTTTCTTGTACCCATGCTCAATCCCTCCGGCTTCCTGCAGGGGAAGCGCGAGAATCGCGCCGGAATCGACTTGAATCGAGACTATCGCCACAGGGTCACCCCTGAAGTTGCGGCCCATGTGAAATGGCTCGAGTACCAGCCGAGCTTTGACCTCTCGATCTGCCTGCACGAGGACTGGGAATCCAAGGGATACTACCTCTATGAGCTGAATCCCAACGCGCGCCCATCGCTCGCCCGGACAATCATCGACCAGGTCGCCGCCGCCCACCCGATTGACATGGCCCCCGAAATCGATGGACGCCCGTCCATCGGCGGCATCATCCGACCCGATGCTGATCCTGCCAGGAGAGAACGCTGGCCCGAGGCCTTCTATCTGAGCCTCCACCACACCACGCTTTCCTACACGCTTGAGTCACCGTCGGCATTTCCACTCGACGAGAGGATGCGGATGCATGTCCTCGCCGTCGACGCCGCCCTGGACAGGTTCCTGAGCCAATAG
- a CDS encoding glutamate--tRNA ligase, whose amino-acid sequence MAPVRVRFAPSPTGFFHIGSARTALFNWLYARHAGGTFVLRIEDTDKERNSDAFLQVIYDSLRWLGLNWDEGPLVGGDHGPYRQSERAHIYRAYLDRLKEAGRTYEREGATFFRISGKPQVIEDAIRGRVERTEEKDFVIFRSDGNPVFHFVNVVDDIAMKITHVIRGEDHLSNTSKHTELFAAFEAPLPIYAHIPLILKQHGPGKMSKRDQGALIEEYQRRGFQPEALVNFLCLLGWSPKDDREKMPIEEIIRLFDLPAVHQGNARFDEKKLAHMNMAYLHAMSPERYFEVASEYLGRIGFLAVHKPDEAYLRAVLSLCQVKVRSLEELPAAIAYFLTEDYPFDAKSREKILAKGDPRVRLQEFREALPAADFSSDASLETWLQALAAAKGATTSDYIHPGRLAFSGGSAGPTFYGLLRVLGRERAERRIDRFLAAF is encoded by the coding sequence ATGGCACCCGTCCGCGTTCGTTTCGCACCCAGTCCCACCGGTTTTTTTCACATCGGCAGCGCCAGGACCGCCCTGTTCAACTGGCTCTACGCGCGTCATGCGGGAGGAACCTTCGTGCTTCGGATAGAGGACACCGACAAGGAAAGGAACAGCGATGCGTTCCTGCAGGTGATCTATGACAGCCTGCGCTGGCTCGGATTGAACTGGGACGAGGGGCCGCTTGTGGGCGGCGATCATGGTCCCTACCGGCAGAGTGAACGCGCGCACATCTATCGCGCCTACCTCGACAGGCTGAAGGAAGCCGGGCGCACGTATGAGCGTGAGGGGGCTACATTCTTCCGGATCTCCGGAAAACCGCAGGTCATCGAGGACGCGATTCGGGGGCGGGTGGAACGAACCGAGGAGAAGGATTTTGTGATTTTCCGTTCTGATGGGAATCCCGTCTTTCACTTTGTGAACGTGGTCGATGACATTGCGATGAAGATCACCCACGTGATTCGCGGTGAGGATCATCTCTCGAACACCAGCAAGCACACCGAATTGTTCGCGGCGTTTGAGGCACCGCTTCCCATTTACGCGCACATTCCCCTGATCCTGAAGCAGCATGGCCCGGGCAAGATGTCTAAACGCGATCAAGGCGCATTGATCGAGGAGTACCAGCGCCGGGGTTTCCAGCCTGAGGCGCTGGTGAACTTCCTGTGCCTGCTTGGCTGGTCGCCGAAGGACGATCGGGAGAAGATGCCGATTGAGGAGATCATCCGGCTCTTCGACCTGCCCGCCGTTCATCAGGGTAATGCGCGCTTCGATGAGAAGAAGCTGGCGCACATGAACATGGCGTACCTGCATGCGATGTCTCCGGAGCGTTACTTTGAAGTCGCGTCGGAATACCTCGGCAGGATCGGATTTCTTGCGGTTCACAAGCCGGATGAAGCGTACCTGCGAGCGGTGCTCTCGCTTTGTCAGGTGAAAGTGCGCTCGCTCGAGGAACTGCCGGCGGCCATCGCCTATTTCCTCACGGAGGACTATCCCTTCGATGCTAAATCCAGGGAGAAGATCCTGGCGAAAGGGGACCCCAGGGTGCGTTTGCAGGAATTCAGGGAGGCATTGCCGGCTGCGGACTTTTCGTCCGATGCCTCGCTGGAAACCTGGCTGCAGGCCCTGGCTGCGGCCAAAGGTGCAACGACTTCCGACTACATTCATCCGGGGCGCCTGGCGTTTTCAGGAGGAAGCGCGGGTCCGACATTCTATGGGCTGCTGCGCGTCCTTGGACGGGAGCGCGCGGAGAGGCGCATCGACCGCTTTCTGGCGGCGTTTTGA
- a CDS encoding aspartate 1-decarboxylase, protein MRLTLLKSKLHRATVTAADINYEGSIAIAPELRRAAGFLLHERVEIYNVTNGQRFATYVIGGRRRGEIMINGAAARLVQPGDEVIIAAYADFEPDEARRHKPVVVLLDKRNRRKRP, encoded by the coding sequence ATGCGTCTGACACTGCTGAAGTCCAAGCTCCACCGCGCAACCGTGACCGCCGCGGACATCAACTACGAGGGCTCGATCGCCATCGCGCCCGAACTGCGCCGCGCCGCCGGTTTTCTCCTCCACGAGCGCGTGGAAATCTACAACGTGACCAACGGCCAGCGCTTCGCCACGTACGTCATCGGCGGGCGCAGGCGCGGCGAGATCATGATCAACGGTGCCGCGGCCCGGCTCGTGCAGCCGGGAGACGAGGTGATCATCGCGGCCTATGCCGACTTTGAGCCGGACGAGGCGAGGCGGCACAAACCCGTCGTGGTGCTGCTGGACAAGAGAAACAGGCGGAAACGACCCTGA
- a CDS encoding type III pantothenate kinase gives MLLTLDVGNSQIHGGVFDGDALRVQFRKTTHPIGSSDEVGLFLRAVLRENRIDPVDVKRVAICSVVPPVAYPLRAACVKYFECEPFLLQAGVKTGLKIKYRNPAEVGADRVANAIAATLRRPGENCLVVDCGTATTFDVVSGRGDYLGGAILPGLGISAEVLSNRTARLPSVEIARPEAALGRSTVESIQAGLYHGHVGAIHNLISVLMIEAFNGTRPHVIGTGGFARMFESESLFDEIVPELVLYGLKHAEFINRESAG, from the coding sequence ATGCTATTGACCCTTGATGTCGGCAATTCCCAGATCCACGGCGGTGTCTTCGACGGAGACGCGCTGCGCGTGCAGTTTCGAAAAACCACCCACCCCATCGGCTCATCCGACGAGGTCGGCCTATTTCTCCGCGCGGTGCTGCGTGAGAACAGGATCGACCCCGTCGACGTGAAACGCGTCGCCATCTGCTCGGTTGTGCCGCCCGTGGCCTATCCGCTGCGCGCGGCCTGCGTGAAATACTTTGAGTGCGAGCCCTTCCTTCTCCAGGCCGGCGTGAAAACCGGATTGAAGATCAAGTACCGCAATCCCGCCGAAGTCGGGGCCGACAGGGTCGCGAACGCCATTGCGGCCACGCTGCGACGCCCCGGCGAAAACTGCCTCGTGGTGGACTGCGGCACGGCCACGACCTTTGATGTGGTTTCGGGCCGCGGTGACTACCTTGGCGGCGCGATCCTGCCCGGGCTCGGCATTTCGGCCGAGGTGCTGTCGAACCGCACTGCTCGCCTCCCCTCGGTTGAAATCGCCCGTCCGGAGGCTGCGCTCGGCCGCAGCACGGTCGAAAGCATCCAGGCGGGCCTTTATCACGGTCATGTCGGTGCGATCCACAACCTCATATCCGTGCTCATGATCGAGGCGTTCAACGGCACGCGTCCGCACGTCATCGGCACCGGCGGCTTTGCGAGGATGTTCGAGTCCGAGAGCCTGTTCGACGAGATCGTGCCCGAACTTGTGCTGTACGGCCTCAAACACGCCGAGTTCATCAACCGCGAATCCGCCGGGTGA
- a CDS encoding DUF433 domain-containing protein, whose protein sequence is MIELDHSPVSSSPEILGGTLVFARTRVPVQSLIDYLQDGFTVNQFLEFFPSVRKADTESFLRGLMVGLMCL, encoded by the coding sequence ATGATCGAGTTGGATCATTCACCAGTATCTTCCTCGCCAGAAATTTTGGGCGGGACGCTAGTTTTCGCCCGTACGCGTGTTCCCGTGCAGTCGCTGATCGATTATCTTCAAGACGGATTTACCGTGAACCAGTTTTTGGAGTTTTTTCCGTCGGTTCGCAAAGCCGATACGGAGAGCTTCTTGCGAGGATTGATGGTCGGTTTGATGTGTTTGTGA
- the argH gene encoding argininosuccinate lyase: MAKQSQATWGGRFSAAPAELMLRFSESVSFDARLAPYDIAGSRAHSAMLAHVGLISEAERNEIHRGLDEIEKEIADGKFTWSIQLEDVHMNIEQALTRRAPAAAKLHTARSRNDQVATDMRLWFKHACMVLVEKLRGAQRALLTVAERDGGVLIPGYTHLQRAQPVPFAHHLLAWMEMLDRDVEKFESVRSQANWCPLGSGAIAGTTLPIDREYTAKALGFVDEKGRPRVTRNSMDTVADRDVFIAFAGACAMAGVHFSRIAEDLIIWSSIEFKFIELPDAFCTGSSLMPQKKNPDSCELLRGKAARLQGNLHTLLTLAKGLPLTYNRDLQEDKPPVFDSFDQTAMCTDVLAGTLGGMQLVRMRCEEAVKDPLLLATDLADYLVMQGVPFREAHHAVGAVVKLAEENNVRLDQLSTESVQGIHPKFGRDWADVFDLKRAMAMRGGTGMPGPSQVRKQLLRWKNLLGG; the protein is encoded by the coding sequence ATGGCCAAGCAATCTCAGGCGACATGGGGTGGGCGGTTTTCGGCAGCGCCGGCGGAGCTCATGCTCCGCTTCAGCGAAAGCGTGTCGTTTGACGCGCGCCTCGCTCCCTATGACATTGCCGGAAGCCGGGCGCATTCCGCAATGCTTGCCCATGTGGGCCTGATTTCTGAGGCGGAACGCAACGAAATCCATCGCGGTTTGGATGAAATTGAAAAGGAGATCGCCGACGGAAAGTTTACCTGGAGCATTCAACTCGAGGATGTTCACATGAACATCGAGCAGGCCCTGACCCGCCGGGCGCCCGCGGCCGCAAAGCTTCACACGGCGCGCAGCCGGAATGACCAGGTGGCCACCGACATGCGGCTTTGGTTCAAACATGCCTGCATGGTGCTCGTGGAGAAGCTGCGCGGCGCCCAGAGAGCGCTGCTGACGGTGGCCGAGCGGGACGGAGGCGTGCTCATTCCGGGCTACACCCACCTTCAGCGCGCGCAGCCTGTTCCTTTCGCGCACCATCTTCTGGCCTGGATGGAGATGCTCGACCGCGACGTGGAGAAGTTTGAATCCGTGCGCTCGCAGGCAAACTGGTGTCCCCTTGGATCAGGGGCCATCGCGGGCACCACGCTGCCCATTGACCGCGAGTACACCGCGAAAGCGCTCGGGTTTGTTGACGAAAAGGGGCGTCCCCGGGTGACGCGCAACTCGATGGACACAGTGGCGGATCGCGATGTTTTCATTGCGTTTGCCGGCGCCTGCGCGATGGCGGGCGTGCACTTCTCACGCATCGCCGAGGACCTGATCATTTGGTCGAGCATTGAATTCAAGTTCATTGAACTGCCTGACGCCTTTTGCACCGGCTCCTCGCTGATGCCCCAAAAGAAGAACCCCGACTCCTGCGAACTGCTTCGCGGAAAAGCTGCACGCCTGCAGGGGAATCTTCACACCCTGCTGACTCTGGCCAAGGGGCTTCCGCTTACCTACAACCGCGATCTTCAGGAGGACAAACCACCCGTGTTTGACAGCTTTGACCAGACGGCAATGTGCACGGATGTGCTGGCAGGCACCCTGGGCGGAATGCAGTTGGTCAGGATGCGCTGTGAGGAGGCGGTGAAGGACCCGCTCCTGCTCGCCACGGACCTTGCGGACTATCTCGTGATGCAGGGGGTGCCGTTTCGCGAGGCGCATCACGCGGTCGGCGCCGTCGTCAAACTGGCGGAGGAGAACAATGTCCGCCTCGATCAGCTTTCAACGGAGTCGGTGCAGGGCATTCATCCGAAATTTGGCAGGGACTGGGCGGATGTCTTTGACCTGAAGCGCGCGATGGCGATGCGCGGCGGTACTGGCATGCCAGGGCCGAGTCAGGTGAGGAAGCAGCTCCTCCGGTGGAAGAATTTGCTGGGCGGATAG
- the mutL gene encoding DNA mismatch repair endonuclease MutL, whose product MAKVRILPDRVANQIAAGEVIERPAAVVKELVENALDAGASRIEVEFRVGGRAVMVVEDNGAGMVRDDALLALERHATSKIKEANDLDRLVSYGFRGEALPSIASVSRFTLQTRAQGEEAGTEILVNGGRMLHVRDCGRPVGTRMEVSQLFNSVPARRKFLKSDQTEAAHIVQCVRLYALARPDVAFVLVEDGRTIFRSPECSLLAERVTEIFGRQIAESVVGIDAREGGLHLQGLIGKPGVGRATRHEMITFVNQRPVDSRTLNYALIESYQELMPKGRYPLAFVFLDLDPASVDVNVHPAKREVRFRGESAVRSFVIRSVLQRLRELGSQQPPLAAPATLSNPPMPPPPVSIHGVNPAAAAAAPIDRNESSAIPRMPMMSTSGRAANPAQPAAGRAPAGPVSQSTNQAGTVPVETSGQRPTAPAWRYVGLAHGAYALFETSAGLVLLDRRASNERIWFERLQAQFRAQHVPSQRLLLAVPIELDAVSSALLLDRLEFLNQHGFEIVEFGRNFFRMEALPGWMEPGDAESFLRDLLGLMREGRLQEADVNLARDELARLAASKAIRLPAVQSEAEIASLVAQLFATRAPLTSPAGKPTYIELNHGELARRFQK is encoded by the coding sequence ATGGCCAAGGTCCGCATTCTCCCAGATCGTGTTGCCAATCAGATCGCCGCCGGCGAGGTGATCGAGCGTCCCGCAGCGGTCGTAAAGGAGCTCGTCGAAAACGCCCTGGATGCCGGTGCCAGCAGGATTGAGGTGGAGTTCAGGGTGGGTGGGCGTGCAGTCATGGTCGTCGAGGACAACGGCGCGGGCATGGTTCGCGACGATGCCCTGCTCGCCCTTGAGCGGCATGCCACGAGCAAGATCAAGGAGGCGAATGATCTTGATCGTCTGGTCAGCTATGGTTTTCGGGGCGAGGCCCTGCCTTCAATCGCAAGCGTATCCCGGTTCACACTTCAAACCCGAGCTCAGGGCGAGGAAGCTGGCACGGAAATACTCGTCAACGGCGGAAGGATGCTTCATGTGCGGGATTGTGGACGACCAGTTGGGACGCGAATGGAGGTGTCGCAACTCTTCAACTCGGTGCCGGCGAGGAGGAAGTTCCTGAAGAGCGATCAGACAGAAGCAGCACACATCGTTCAATGCGTCAGACTGTATGCCCTGGCGCGACCCGACGTGGCGTTTGTGCTCGTGGAGGACGGACGCACCATATTCCGGTCGCCTGAATGCTCCCTGCTGGCCGAACGCGTGACCGAGATTTTTGGAAGGCAGATCGCGGAGTCGGTGGTTGGCATCGATGCGCGTGAAGGGGGACTGCATCTTCAGGGGCTGATCGGCAAGCCGGGCGTCGGCCGGGCGACGCGCCATGAAATGATCACGTTCGTCAATCAAAGGCCCGTGGACAGCAGGACATTGAACTATGCGTTGATTGAGAGCTATCAGGAGTTGATGCCCAAGGGCCGCTACCCGCTCGCCTTTGTTTTCCTTGATCTCGATCCGGCCTCTGTCGATGTGAATGTGCATCCCGCAAAGCGCGAGGTTCGGTTTCGAGGTGAGTCGGCGGTTCGCAGCTTCGTGATTCGCAGCGTGCTGCAGCGCCTGAGGGAACTCGGTTCGCAGCAACCGCCGCTGGCGGCGCCAGCCACATTGAGCAATCCTCCGATGCCGCCGCCACCAGTTTCGATTCATGGAGTGAATCCCGCTGCGGCGGCGGCTGCACCGATCGATCGAAATGAATCCAGTGCAATCCCGCGCATGCCGATGATGTCCACCTCTGGACGAGCCGCGAATCCAGCTCAGCCCGCTGCCGGTCGGGCGCCGGCGGGACCGGTGTCGCAATCCACGAATCAGGCCGGGACGGTGCCTGTCGAGACCTCCGGCCAGCGACCGACGGCACCGGCCTGGAGATATGTTGGATTGGCGCATGGAGCGTATGCCTTGTTTGAAACATCCGCGGGACTGGTGCTGCTCGATCGACGGGCGTCGAATGAACGCATCTGGTTCGAGCGATTGCAGGCGCAGTTCCGTGCGCAGCATGTGCCGAGTCAGCGCCTGCTGCTGGCTGTGCCAATTGAGCTCGATGCGGTTTCCTCGGCATTGCTGCTCGATCGGCTGGAGTTCCTCAACCAGCATGGTTTTGAGATCGTGGAGTTTGGCAGAAATTTTTTCAGGATGGAGGCGCTGCCGGGTTGGATGGAGCCCGGAGACGCGGAGTCCTTCCTTCGAGACCTCCTGGGGTTGATGCGCGAGGGGAGGCTGCAGGAAGCGGATGTCAATCTCGCGAGGGATGAACTGGCGCGACTCGCGGCATCGAAGGCGATTCGTCTGCCCGCTGTGCAATCGGAGGCGGAAATCGCCTCGCTTGTTGCGCAGTTGTTTGCGACACGCGCGCCATTGACCAGTCCCGCGGGAAAGCCGACCTACATCGAGCTGAACCACGGCGAACTTGCCCGGCGCTTTCAGAAGTAG